In Longimicrobium sp., the following are encoded in one genomic region:
- a CDS encoding quinone-dependent dihydroorotate dehydrogenase, with protein sequence MILYDLVRPFLFTLPAETAHHLGSGLLDLSLAPPPFRALVRSAIAVDDPALAIERFGIRFPNPVGLAAGFDKTGELFNALGALGFGFVEIGTVTAHAQPGNPHPRLFRLPEDRALLNRMGFNNPGAEAVARRLARARIEPVLGINLGKSKITPLDEAAGDYLRSLELLEPFARYLVVNVSSPNTPGLRQLQDAAPLRDLLRALRVRAGELAAARGAAARPILLKIAPDLTDPQIEEAVGIAREEGMAGIIATNTTVSREGLRTPRARVEALGAGGISGGPLTLRAREVVSLVWRSTDGAMPIIGVGGIFTADDAWEMVRAGASLVQLYTGFIYRGPLVAREICLGLRDRLRRAGMRTLDEAVGSAHR encoded by the coding sequence GTGATCCTCTACGACCTCGTCCGCCCGTTCCTCTTCACCCTCCCGGCGGAGACGGCGCACCACCTGGGGAGCGGCCTCCTCGACCTCTCCCTCGCTCCCCCGCCCTTCCGCGCGCTCGTCCGCTCGGCAATCGCCGTCGACGATCCGGCGCTCGCCATCGAGCGCTTCGGCATCCGCTTCCCCAATCCCGTCGGGCTCGCCGCCGGGTTCGACAAGACGGGCGAGCTGTTCAACGCGCTGGGCGCGCTCGGCTTCGGGTTCGTGGAGATCGGCACCGTCACCGCGCACGCGCAGCCGGGGAATCCCCATCCCCGCCTCTTTCGCCTTCCCGAAGACCGCGCGCTGCTGAACCGGATGGGCTTCAACAACCCCGGCGCCGAGGCGGTCGCGCGGCGGCTGGCGCGCGCGCGGATCGAGCCCGTGCTCGGCATCAACCTGGGCAAGAGCAAGATCACGCCGCTGGACGAGGCCGCGGGCGACTACCTGCGCTCGCTGGAGCTGCTGGAGCCGTTCGCCCGATATCTCGTCGTCAACGTCAGCTCGCCGAACACGCCGGGGCTGCGGCAGCTGCAGGACGCCGCGCCGCTGCGCGATCTCCTGCGCGCGCTCCGCGTCCGCGCGGGCGAGCTGGCGGCCGCGCGCGGGGCTGCGGCGCGGCCGATCCTGCTCAAAATCGCCCCCGACCTGACCGATCCGCAGATCGAGGAGGCGGTGGGGATCGCGCGCGAGGAGGGGATGGCGGGGATCATCGCCACCAACACCACGGTGTCGCGCGAGGGGCTGCGGACGCCGCGGGCGCGCGTGGAGGCGCTGGGCGCGGGGGGGATCAGCGGCGGGCCGCTCACGCTCCGCGCGCGCGAGGTCGTCTCCCTCGTCTGGAGATCCACGGACGGGGCGATGCCGATCATCGGCGTGGGCGGGATCTTCACCGCGGACGACGCGTGGGAGATGGTGCGCGCCGGGGCGTCGCTGGTGCAGCTCTACACCGGCTTCATCTACCGCGGCCCCTTGGTGGCGCGGGAGATCTGCCTGGGGCTGCGCGACCGGCTGCGGCGCGCGGGGATGCGGACGCTGGACGAGGCGGTCGGGAGCGCGCACCGATGA
- a CDS encoding N-acetylmuramoyl-L-alanine amidase, protein MNYKNIPAYEADFRAKGVDSDGKKFTLAPAKVVIPGTSETLDVVTCKPANGDESFFYKDAPAKERIVVHFTAGYLKGDIAALTRKDNHVSVPFVIARDGTIYQLFSSKYWSYHLGKGAQGGNSEMSKSSIGIELSNVAYLTAKGENLVDPYGAPYCTPADKDAYTQLAKPYRKYTRFATYPEAQYQSLIKLLRYLGATYKIPLAFLPEEKRYDVYADVAKFRGITTHVNYQPESYGKWDIGPAFDWAKVIAGVATVPVAGVAAPAGTGG, encoded by the coding sequence ATGAACTACAAGAACATCCCCGCCTACGAAGCCGACTTCCGCGCCAAGGGCGTGGACAGCGACGGGAAGAAGTTCACGCTGGCGCCGGCCAAGGTCGTCATCCCCGGCACCTCCGAGACGCTCGACGTGGTGACCTGCAAGCCGGCCAACGGCGACGAGAGCTTCTTCTACAAGGACGCGCCGGCGAAGGAGCGCATCGTGGTGCACTTCACCGCCGGCTACCTGAAGGGCGACATCGCGGCGCTGACCCGGAAGGACAACCACGTCTCCGTCCCCTTCGTGATCGCGCGCGACGGGACCATCTACCAGCTCTTCTCGTCGAAGTACTGGTCGTACCACCTGGGCAAGGGCGCGCAGGGCGGCAACAGCGAGATGAGCAAGAGCTCCATCGGCATCGAGCTGTCGAACGTGGCCTACCTGACGGCCAAGGGCGAGAATCTTGTGGACCCGTACGGCGCGCCGTACTGCACGCCCGCCGACAAGGACGCGTACACGCAGCTGGCCAAGCCGTACCGCAAATACACGCGCTTCGCCACCTATCCCGAGGCGCAGTACCAGAGCCTGATCAAGCTGCTGCGCTACCTGGGCGCCACCTACAAGATCCCGCTGGCCTTCCTCCCCGAGGAGAAGCGCTACGACGTCTATGCGGATGTGGCGAAGTTCAGGGGGATCACCACGCACGTGAACTATCAGCCCGAGAGCTACGGGAAGTGGGACATCGGCCCCGCGTTCGACTGGGCGAAGGTGATCGCGGGCGTGGCCACGGTGCCTGTCGCCGGCGTCGCCGCGCCGGCGGGCACGGGCGGGTGA
- a CDS encoding creatininase family protein, with protein sequence MSGRPWILAETSWKAVRDTEFAAAILPWGATEAHNYHLPYATDVIEASAVAAEAARRAWEAGTKAVVLPTIPFGVQTGQLDIPLCINLNPSTQAAVLGDVARTLAGNGIRRLLVLNSHGGNDFRAMIRELQPRVDVFLCTINWWSCLAARPFFDAPGDHAGELETSVMLHLAPDLVLPLDQAGDGAERKARVAGLREGWAWAPRPWTKISADTGVGDPRAATAEKGEAFFRAVTERIAGFLVELCAIDPADVYG encoded by the coding sequence GTGAGCGGACGACCCTGGATCTTGGCGGAGACGAGCTGGAAGGCGGTGCGCGACACGGAGTTCGCCGCCGCGATCCTGCCGTGGGGCGCCACCGAGGCGCACAATTACCATCTCCCCTACGCCACCGACGTCATCGAGGCGTCCGCGGTGGCGGCCGAGGCGGCGCGGCGGGCGTGGGAGGCGGGGACGAAGGCGGTCGTGCTCCCGACGATCCCCTTCGGCGTGCAGACGGGGCAGCTCGACATCCCGCTCTGCATCAACCTGAACCCCTCCACGCAGGCCGCCGTCCTGGGCGACGTGGCGCGGACGCTGGCGGGGAACGGCATCCGCCGGCTGCTGGTGCTGAACAGCCACGGCGGCAACGACTTCCGCGCGATGATCCGCGAGCTGCAGCCGCGGGTGGACGTCTTCCTCTGCACCATCAACTGGTGGAGCTGCCTGGCCGCGCGCCCGTTCTTCGACGCGCCCGGCGACCACGCGGGCGAGCTGGAGACGAGCGTGATGCTGCACCTGGCGCCCGACCTCGTCCTTCCGCTGGACCAGGCGGGCGACGGCGCGGAGAGGAAGGCGCGCGTGGCCGGGCTGCGCGAGGGGTGGGCGTGGGCGCCGCGCCCGTGGACGAAGATCAGCGCCGACACCGGCGTCGGCGACCCGCGCGCGGCCACCGCGGAGAAGGGCGAGGCATTCTTCCGCGCGGTCACAGAGCGCATCGCCGGGTTCCTCGTCGAGCTCTGCGCCATCGATCCCGCGGACGTGTACGGCTGA
- a CDS encoding RidA family protein, giving the protein MRRIALLPALLLCACSVAVQTSRDAEQMRFITPPEGWPYPFSPAVRVGNLVFLSGQLGTRTVDGRPVLIPGGVEAETRQALENIRAIAEQSGSSMDRIAKCTVMMADMAEWPRMNAVYAAFFPGPKPARSAFGTTGLALGARVEIECVAVAR; this is encoded by the coding sequence ATGCGACGCATCGCCCTCCTCCCCGCCCTGCTCCTGTGCGCCTGCTCGGTCGCGGTGCAGACTTCGAGAGACGCCGAGCAGATGCGCTTCATCACCCCGCCGGAGGGGTGGCCGTACCCGTTCTCGCCGGCGGTGCGGGTGGGCAACCTGGTCTTCCTCTCCGGCCAGCTCGGCACGCGGACGGTGGACGGCCGGCCGGTGCTTATTCCCGGCGGCGTGGAGGCGGAGACGCGGCAGGCGCTGGAGAACATCCGCGCCATCGCCGAGCAGAGCGGCTCGTCGATGGACCGCATCGCCAAGTGCACGGTGATGATGGCCGACATGGCCGAGTGGCCGCGGATGAACGCCGTCTACGCCGCCTTCTTCCCCGGCCCCAAGCCGGCCCGCAGCGCGTTCGGCACCACCGGCCTGGCGCTCGGCGCGCGCGTGGAGATCGAGTGCGTCGCCGTGGCGCGGTGA
- a CDS encoding DinB family protein — translation MVAWSRPELLSALEAAEREVCAFFGSLPAADFISRPGEAWSPAEHLRHLNRAVFAVGRAFSIPRMLLRVRFGRARAPSREYDELRDRYRALLAAGGRASGEFVPPREEVAADAVEPYRARILAHWAEANRKLRAGLGRWSEAELERIRLPHPILGWLTAREMVFFTVYHAHHHVEAARRRLRDSAPLPT, via the coding sequence ATGGTGGCATGGTCGCGGCCCGAGCTCCTGTCGGCCCTGGAGGCGGCCGAACGCGAGGTGTGCGCGTTCTTCGGCTCCCTCCCCGCCGCGGATTTCATCAGCCGCCCCGGTGAGGCGTGGAGTCCGGCGGAGCACCTGCGGCACCTCAACCGCGCCGTTTTCGCGGTGGGACGCGCGTTCTCCATTCCGCGGATGCTGCTGCGGGTGCGCTTCGGCCGGGCGCGGGCGCCGTCACGCGAGTACGACGAGCTCCGCGACCGGTACCGGGCACTGCTGGCCGCGGGCGGCCGCGCGTCGGGCGAGTTCGTTCCTCCGCGCGAGGAGGTGGCGGCCGACGCGGTGGAGCCCTACCGTGCGCGCATCCTGGCGCACTGGGCCGAGGCCAACCGGAAGCTCCGCGCCGGGCTCGGCCGGTGGAGCGAGGCGGAACTGGAGCGGATCCGGCTTCCGCATCCGATCCTGGGGTGGCTGACCGCGCGGGAGATGGTGTTCTTCACCGTCTATCACGCGCATCATCACGTCGAAGCCGCGCGCCGCCGCCTGCGGGACTCCGCGCCGCTTCCCACCTGA
- a CDS encoding DUF3574 domain-containing protein: MRSLTLLATTALTLAACVPVAVAPGPAGVRMAALVSADTVADRLFFGRSIPGGGMVSDDEWAAFLRDVVTPRFPDGLSVWHADGQWLEASGTLEREPTVVVEVVHPASEQVDAALQQIADEYKRRFRQEAVLRVTTPVRMRFYDE, encoded by the coding sequence ATGAGATCTCTCACCCTCCTCGCCACGACCGCGCTGACGCTCGCCGCGTGCGTGCCCGTGGCCGTGGCGCCGGGGCCGGCGGGCGTGCGCATGGCCGCGCTCGTCTCGGCCGACACCGTGGCGGACCGGCTGTTCTTCGGGCGGAGCATCCCGGGCGGAGGGATGGTGTCGGACGACGAGTGGGCCGCGTTCCTGCGCGACGTGGTGACGCCGCGCTTCCCCGACGGGCTGTCGGTGTGGCACGCGGACGGGCAGTGGCTGGAGGCGTCCGGCACGCTGGAGCGCGAGCCGACGGTGGTGGTCGAGGTCGTCCACCCCGCGTCGGAGCAGGTGGACGCGGCGCTGCAGCAGATCGCCGACGAGTACAAGCGCCGCTTCCGCCAGGAGGCCGTGCTCCGCGTCACCACGCCCGTGCGGATGCGCTTCTACGACGAGTGA
- a CDS encoding AAA family ATPase has product MSSNLPDPQQPRQDPPAAKDPTAATGEQPRRRLELNVTPLMARWLAAIALLGVLAYGAWRVYLGFRKPDLPTVTYSALLTSIDAGRVESIVVRPGADVRGTWKRAPGVKVTEPEFTVAYPVETVDALAQRAQAHGVAITLAPAPDGSRVQKLIGLALEVLVLVGVFFFLFRQMRGGQTGELGGSGKSDVTFDDVAGTQGAAEDLREMVDFLRRPEAFRALGARIPKGALLVGPPGTGKTLLARAVAGEAGVPFFSISGSEVTGFLVGMGAHRIKTLFKKARKKGGVIFIDEIDALGGKRGRNRSHNEDDRTLNQLLVEMDGFDPLAGVVVIAATNRPDDLDEALKRPGRFDRTISVSPPTSSGREEILRLHATRRGVPLADDVDLARIARLTPGSSGAELANLLNEAAIAAAREGETVVRWTHVEQARDRMLLGKERTGFRALDRERCTVAYHEAGHALAGVVCVPEDGLHKVTIQARGQALGVAFFSPEDDRFLYRRNYLEGMIMKGLAGRAAEELVFGAHAVTSGAQSDLQQVNGVARKMVYQLGMGPQTGLLIHEGEPGSLSGEAHAEMDREVRALLDRLYRQTVELLSANREALAALAVALLERETIDGAEAVEIMEEAGLTRPAALLPAGVGAEPVAA; this is encoded by the coding sequence ATGTCGTCCAATCTTCCCGACCCCCAGCAACCCCGGCAGGATCCCCCGGCCGCGAAGGACCCCACCGCCGCCACCGGCGAGCAGCCCCGCCGCCGCCTGGAGCTGAACGTCACGCCGCTGATGGCGCGCTGGCTGGCCGCCATCGCGCTGCTCGGCGTGCTGGCGTACGGCGCGTGGCGCGTCTACCTGGGCTTCCGCAAGCCCGACCTGCCCACCGTCACCTACTCCGCGCTGCTGACGTCGATCGACGCCGGTCGCGTGGAGTCGATCGTCGTGCGCCCCGGCGCCGACGTGCGGGGGACGTGGAAGCGCGCGCCCGGCGTGAAGGTCACCGAGCCGGAGTTCACCGTCGCCTATCCGGTGGAGACGGTGGACGCGCTGGCGCAGCGGGCGCAGGCGCACGGAGTGGCCATCACCCTGGCGCCCGCGCCCGACGGCTCGCGCGTGCAGAAGCTGATCGGGCTGGCGCTGGAGGTGCTGGTGCTCGTCGGCGTGTTCTTCTTCCTCTTCCGCCAGATGCGCGGCGGGCAGACGGGCGAGCTGGGCGGCAGCGGCAAGAGCGACGTCACCTTCGACGACGTGGCCGGCACGCAGGGCGCCGCCGAGGACCTGCGCGAGATGGTGGACTTCCTCCGCCGCCCCGAGGCGTTCCGCGCGCTCGGCGCCCGCATCCCCAAGGGCGCGCTGCTGGTGGGCCCGCCGGGGACGGGAAAGACGCTGCTGGCGCGCGCCGTGGCCGGCGAGGCGGGGGTGCCCTTCTTCTCCATCTCGGGCTCGGAGGTGACCGGGTTCCTGGTGGGGATGGGCGCGCACCGCATCAAGACGCTGTTCAAGAAGGCGCGCAAGAAGGGCGGCGTGATCTTCATCGACGAGATCGACGCGCTGGGCGGCAAGCGCGGCCGCAACCGCAGCCACAACGAGGACGACCGCACGCTCAACCAGCTGCTGGTGGAGATGGACGGCTTCGACCCACTCGCGGGCGTGGTGGTGATCGCCGCGACGAACCGGCCCGACGACCTGGACGAGGCGCTCAAGCGCCCGGGCCGCTTCGACCGCACCATCTCCGTCAGCCCGCCGACCTCGTCGGGGCGCGAGGAGATCCTGCGCCTCCACGCCACCCGCCGCGGCGTGCCGCTGGCCGACGACGTGGACCTGGCGCGGATCGCCCGGCTGACGCCGGGGTCCAGCGGCGCCGAGCTGGCCAACCTGCTGAACGAGGCCGCCATCGCCGCCGCACGCGAGGGCGAGACGGTGGTGCGCTGGACGCACGTGGAGCAGGCGCGCGACCGCATGCTGCTGGGGAAGGAGCGCACGGGCTTCCGCGCGCTCGACCGCGAGCGCTGCACGGTGGCCTACCACGAGGCCGGGCACGCGCTGGCCGGCGTGGTCTGCGTTCCCGAGGACGGGCTGCACAAGGTGACCATCCAGGCGCGCGGGCAGGCGCTGGGGGTGGCGTTCTTCTCGCCCGAAGACGACCGCTTCCTGTACCGCCGCAACTACCTGGAGGGGATGATCATGAAGGGCCTCGCCGGCCGCGCCGCCGAGGAGCTGGTGTTCGGCGCGCACGCGGTGACCAGCGGCGCGCAGAGCGACCTGCAGCAGGTGAACGGCGTGGCCCGCAAGATGGTGTACCAGCTGGGGATGGGCCCGCAGACGGGGCTGCTGATCCACGAGGGCGAGCCGGGCTCGCTGAGCGGCGAGGCGCACGCCGAGATGGACCGCGAGGTCCGCGCGCTCCTCGACCGGCTGTACCGGCAGACGGTGGAGCTGCTCTCCGCCAACCGCGAGGCGCTGGCCGCGCTCGCCGTGGCGCTGCTGGAGCGCGAGACCATCGACGGCGCCGAGGCGGTGGAGATCATGGAGGAGGCGGGCCTCACCCGCCCCGCCGCGCTCCTCCCCGCCGGTGTGGGCGCGGAGCCGGTCGCCGCCTGA
- a CDS encoding acetyl-CoA C-acetyltransferase yields the protein MATQGKDTDVVFLSAKRTGMGTFGGALKDFSATDLGVFAAKGALCAAGIPEAEVGHVVMGNALQTSADAIYLARHVGLRAGLPIDTPAMTLNRLCGSGFQAIVSGAMEIMLGECEVALCGGSESMSQAPHVVRGARWGEQRLGPAGPFYQDLLWEALTDPFAGCSMAMTAENLADKHGIRREDVDAFAILSQQRAKAAWDAGHFTEELTPVTIKTRKGETQFMADEHMRPDTTPEALGKLKPYFKEGGTVTAGNASGIGDGAAAVVIANGEYARRNGLSPIGRLVSWGIAGVEPKHMGIGPVPASRLALKKAGMELDAMDLVEVNEAFGSQYCAVEKELGLDRERTNVSGGAIAVSHPLGASGARITVHLLHELRRQGKRFGLGTACIGGGQGIAVVVEAFPAQNS from the coding sequence ATGGCTACGCAGGGCAAGGATACAGACGTCGTCTTCCTCTCCGCCAAGCGCACGGGGATGGGCACCTTCGGCGGCGCGCTGAAGGACTTCTCGGCCACCGACCTGGGCGTGTTCGCCGCGAAGGGCGCGCTGTGCGCCGCCGGCATCCCCGAGGCCGAGGTGGGGCACGTGGTGATGGGCAACGCGCTGCAGACCAGCGCCGACGCCATCTACCTCGCCCGCCACGTGGGGCTGCGCGCGGGGCTGCCGATCGACACCCCCGCCATGACGCTCAACCGCCTGTGCGGCAGCGGCTTCCAGGCCATCGTCAGCGGGGCGATGGAGATCATGCTGGGCGAGTGCGAGGTGGCGCTGTGCGGCGGCAGCGAGAGCATGTCGCAGGCGCCGCACGTGGTCCGCGGCGCGCGCTGGGGCGAGCAGCGGCTGGGCCCCGCCGGCCCCTTCTACCAGGACCTGCTCTGGGAGGCGCTCACCGACCCCTTCGCCGGGTGCAGCATGGCGATGACGGCCGAGAACCTGGCCGACAAGCACGGCATCCGGCGCGAGGACGTCGACGCCTTCGCCATCCTCTCGCAGCAGCGCGCGAAGGCGGCGTGGGACGCGGGGCACTTCACCGAGGAGCTCACGCCCGTCACCATCAAGACGCGCAAGGGCGAGACGCAGTTCATGGCCGACGAGCACATGCGCCCCGACACCACGCCCGAGGCGCTGGGGAAGCTCAAGCCGTACTTCAAGGAGGGCGGCACCGTCACCGCCGGCAACGCGTCGGGGATCGGCGACGGCGCGGCCGCGGTGGTGATCGCGAACGGCGAGTACGCGCGGCGCAACGGCCTTTCGCCCATCGGCCGCCTGGTCTCCTGGGGGATCGCCGGGGTGGAGCCCAAGCACATGGGGATCGGCCCCGTCCCCGCCAGCCGCCTGGCGCTGAAGAAGGCGGGGATGGAGCTGGACGCGATGGATCTCGTCGAGGTGAACGAGGCGTTCGGGAGCCAGTACTGCGCGGTGGAGAAGGAGCTGGGGCTGGACCGCGAGCGCACCAACGTGTCCGGCGGCGCCATCGCCGTGAGCCACCCGCTGGGCGCCAGCGGCGCGCGCATCACCGTGCACCTGCTGCACGAGCTGCGGCGCCAGGGGAAGCGCTTCGGCCTGGGCACCGCCTGCATCGGCGGCGGCCAGGGGATCGCGGTGGTGGTCGAGGCCTTCCCCGCGCAGAATTCGTGA
- a CDS encoding 3-hydroxyacyl-CoA dehydrogenase family protein translates to MAEIKRVGVLGCGLMGSGIAQVAAAAGYDTIVREVSDDLVQKGIGGIGRQLGKQVEKGKLAAEDRDALLGRLRGTSNLEDLKDCDIVIEAIVENLDLKNEIWRTLDGLCPAHTIFASNTSSLTIADMAAATKRPERMVGLHFFNPVPVMKLVEVVKTIATDPQVFQTAFDFARSLGKEPIVCKDNSGFVVNLLLVPYMMDAIRALSEGVATIEDIDKGMRLGTGYPMGPFTLSDFVGLDTLDKIGDIMFNEYKEKRYASPPLLKRMVSLGYFGRKTGKGFYDYSGEEPKPMPLV, encoded by the coding sequence ATGGCGGAGATCAAGCGCGTGGGCGTGCTGGGGTGCGGGCTGATGGGGAGCGGGATCGCGCAGGTGGCGGCCGCCGCCGGCTACGACACCATCGTCCGCGAGGTCAGCGACGACCTGGTGCAGAAGGGGATCGGCGGGATCGGGCGGCAGCTGGGCAAGCAGGTGGAGAAGGGGAAGCTGGCCGCCGAGGACCGCGACGCGCTGCTCGGCCGCCTCCGCGGGACCTCGAACCTCGAGGACCTGAAGGACTGCGACATCGTCATCGAGGCCATCGTCGAGAACCTGGACCTCAAGAACGAGATCTGGCGCACGCTCGACGGGCTCTGCCCCGCGCACACCATCTTCGCCTCGAACACCTCGTCGCTGACCATCGCCGACATGGCGGCGGCCACGAAGCGGCCGGAGCGCATGGTGGGGCTGCACTTCTTCAACCCCGTGCCGGTGATGAAGCTGGTGGAGGTGGTCAAGACCATCGCCACCGACCCGCAGGTGTTCCAGACAGCGTTCGACTTCGCCAGGTCGCTGGGGAAGGAGCCCATCGTCTGCAAGGACAACTCGGGCTTCGTGGTGAACCTGCTGCTGGTGCCGTACATGATGGACGCCATCCGCGCGCTCTCCGAGGGCGTGGCGACGATCGAGGACATCGACAAGGGGATGCGCCTGGGCACCGGCTACCCGATGGGCCCGTTCACGCTCAGCGACTTCGTGGGCCTCGACACGCTCGACAAGATCGGCGACATCATGTTCAACGAGTACAAGGAGAAGCGCTACGCGTCGCCGCCGCTGCTCAAGCGCATGGTCAGCCTGGGCTACTTCGGCCGGAAGACGGGGAAGGGCTTCTACGACTACTCCGGCGAGGAGCCGAAGCCGATGCCGCTGGTGTGA